Proteins from a single region of Bradyrhizobium diazoefficiens:
- a CDS encoding ABC transporter ATP-binding protein, with protein MDATAPPDIILKLSNIESYYGPIMAIRGISLEVPRGRIVTLLGANGAGKTTVLKTISGILDPQKGSIEFLGKPIQRMEADRIVRLGLSHVPEGREVFPFLSVRENLMMGAYPRRDRGAVAEDLDRIYGYFPRLKERIDQPAGQLSGGEQQMLAIGRALMNRPRLLLLDEPSLGLSPILVKEIFTIIRRVNEEQGMSILLVEQNAKVALETAHYGYVLEIGRIVMNDSCDRLMHSHDIQEFYLGAKEAGARGERRWKKKKTWR; from the coding sequence ATGGATGCCACTGCTCCGCCCGACATCATCCTGAAGCTCTCCAACATCGAGAGCTATTACGGGCCGATTATGGCGATCCGCGGCATCTCGCTGGAGGTGCCGCGCGGCCGCATCGTCACGCTGCTCGGCGCCAACGGCGCGGGCAAGACCACGGTACTGAAGACCATCTCCGGCATCCTCGATCCGCAGAAGGGCTCGATCGAGTTTTTAGGCAAGCCGATCCAGCGCATGGAGGCCGACAGGATCGTTCGTCTCGGCCTCAGCCATGTGCCGGAAGGGCGCGAGGTGTTCCCGTTCCTCTCGGTGCGCGAGAACCTGATGATGGGCGCTTATCCGCGCCGCGATCGCGGGGCCGTCGCCGAGGATCTCGATCGCATCTACGGCTATTTCCCGCGCCTGAAGGAGCGCATCGACCAGCCCGCCGGCCAGCTCTCCGGCGGCGAGCAGCAGATGCTCGCGATCGGGCGCGCGCTGATGAACCGCCCGAGGCTGTTGCTGCTCGACGAGCCGTCGCTCGGCCTGTCGCCGATCCTGGTGAAGGAGATTTTCACCATCATCCGCCGCGTCAACGAGGAGCAGGGCATGTCGATCCTGCTGGTCGAGCAGAACGCAAAGGTCGCGCTGGAGACCGCGCATTACGGCTATGTGCTCGAGATCGGCCGCATCGTGATGAACGACAGCTGCGACCGCTTGATGCATTCTCATGACATCCAGGAGTTCTATCTTGGCGCCAAGGAAGCCGGCGCGCGAGGTGAGCGGCGCTGGAAAAAGAAGAAGACCTGGCGATGA
- a CDS encoding ABC transporter ATP-binding protein: MSYFRAENLSLHFGGLKAVDAVSFAVEKGEILSIIGPNGAGKSSIFNLISRIYQPTSGRIFFEDQDITEQPAYDIARLGIARTFQNIELFENATVLSNLLVGRHRHSTTQLWQELLFLPSVRANEKLHRRRVEQVIEFLDLEAYRDKLISGLPYGVRKVIELARALCSEPKLILLDEPSSGLNVEETDDMSFWIRDMKSELGVTVLMVEHDMSLVNRVSDRVIALNYGRVLAMGSPAEVQQHPDVVAAYLGA; the protein is encoded by the coding sequence ATGAGCTATTTCCGCGCGGAGAATCTGTCGCTGCATTTCGGCGGACTGAAAGCCGTCGATGCCGTGTCGTTCGCGGTCGAGAAGGGCGAGATCCTCTCGATCATCGGTCCCAACGGTGCAGGCAAGAGCTCGATCTTCAATCTGATCTCGCGGATCTACCAGCCGACCTCGGGCCGCATCTTCTTCGAGGACCAGGACATCACGGAACAGCCGGCATACGACATCGCCAGGCTCGGTATTGCCCGCACCTTCCAGAACATCGAGCTGTTCGAGAACGCGACGGTGCTGTCGAACCTCCTAGTCGGCCGTCACCGGCATTCCACCACGCAGCTCTGGCAGGAATTGCTCTTCCTGCCGAGTGTGCGCGCCAACGAGAAGCTGCATCGCCGCAGGGTCGAGCAGGTCATCGAGTTCCTCGATCTCGAAGCCTATCGCGACAAGCTGATCTCGGGCCTGCCCTACGGTGTGCGTAAAGTGATCGAGCTCGCGCGCGCGCTCTGCTCGGAACCAAAACTGATCCTGCTCGACGAGCCGTCTTCCGGCCTGAACGTCGAAGAGACCGACGACATGTCGTTCTGGATCCGCGACATGAAGAGCGAGCTCGGCGTCACCGTGCTGATGGTCGAGCACGACATGTCGCTGGTCAACCGTGTCTCCGATCGCGTCATCGCGCTGAACTACGGCCGCGTGCTCGCGATGGGCTCGCCGGCCGAGGTGCAGCAGCACCCCGACGTCGTCGCCGCGTATCTGGGAGCCTGA
- a CDS encoding branched-chain amino acid ABC transporter permease yields MRFLFKTDYEDDIRLFPHSGYVVSYGLLLAVLLVAPYVLSSYLMSQLVFVCIYATVGVALLILTGFTGQASLGHAAFLAIGAYTAAYLQKYNVPFPIYFLAAGVLTGCIGALVGFPALRLQGIYLVIATISFAFIVEEILARWESVTNGNEGMRVKALSLLGVTVSRDSPTFYFLCVAVLVLTIVGTLNLLRSPTGRAFVAIRDSETAARSMGVNVALYKVKSFAISAAITGFAGVLFAHKLSFISPEMFTLQLSIEFIIVILIGGTFSLHGAVLGAIFIVMIDPFLTYLKDDMPGIISGIVATFGAGPATAGNVQSKVAAFASLNGLKGAIYGIIIMLFVLFEPLGIYGRWLKIKLFFQLFPLYKRSTFKRQKIYVKSERNR; encoded by the coding sequence ATGCGCTTCCTGTTCAAGACCGACTATGAGGACGACATCAGGCTGTTTCCGCATTCGGGCTACGTCGTCTCCTATGGCCTCCTGCTCGCCGTGCTGCTGGTCGCGCCTTACGTGCTTTCCAGCTATCTGATGAGCCAGCTCGTCTTCGTCTGCATCTATGCGACCGTCGGTGTCGCGCTGCTGATCCTGACCGGTTTTACGGGGCAGGCCTCGCTCGGGCATGCCGCGTTTCTCGCGATAGGCGCCTACACGGCGGCTTACCTCCAGAAATACAATGTGCCGTTTCCGATCTATTTCCTTGCCGCTGGCGTCCTGACCGGCTGTATCGGCGCGCTGGTCGGCTTTCCCGCGCTGCGGCTGCAGGGCATCTACCTCGTCATCGCCACGATTTCCTTCGCCTTCATCGTCGAGGAGATTCTGGCGCGCTGGGAAAGCGTCACCAATGGCAACGAGGGCATGCGGGTCAAGGCATTATCGCTGCTTGGCGTCACAGTCTCGCGCGACAGCCCGACCTTCTATTTCCTCTGCGTTGCGGTGCTGGTGCTGACCATCGTCGGCACGCTCAATCTCTTGCGCTCGCCGACGGGCCGCGCCTTCGTCGCGATCCGCGACTCCGAGACGGCCGCCCGCAGCATGGGCGTCAACGTCGCGCTCTATAAAGTAAAGTCCTTTGCGATCTCCGCGGCGATCACCGGCTTTGCCGGCGTGCTGTTTGCGCACAAGCTCTCCTTCATCTCGCCGGAGATGTTCACGCTGCAGCTCTCGATCGAGTTCATCATCGTGATCCTGATCGGCGGCACCTTCAGCCTGCACGGCGCGGTGCTCGGCGCGATCTTCATCGTCATGATCGATCCGTTCCTGACGTATCTCAAGGACGACATGCCCGGTATCATCTCCGGTATCGTCGCGACGTTCGGCGCAGGTCCAGCGACTGCGGGCAATGTCCAGTCGAAGGTTGCGGCGTTCGCCTCGCTCAATGGCCTCAAGGGCGCGATCTATGGCATCATCATCATGTTGTTCGTGCTGTTCGAGCCGCTCGGCATCTACGGCCGCTGGCTCAAGATAAAACTCTTCTTCCAGCTTTTCCCGCTCTACAAGCGCTCGACCTTCAAGCGGCAGAAGATCTACGTGAAGTCGGAGCGCAACCGATGA
- a CDS encoding branched-chain amino acid ABC transporter permease gives MLDFVQQLVSGVALGCVYGLIALGFVLVYKATEVVNFAQGDLMMLGGFFAFTFIGMMGLNYWIGFAGAVAAMALFGMLAERIVVRPILGYPQFSIIMATIGLGYFLRSVAGMIWGTDDFKIETPFSQGVLRIGSLVLAHDKLSVIAATIILCALLWLFFNKTTLGTAMRASSENMLAAYYMGIPVKRVVSTVWAISAAVATCAGVLLAPITFIHSNVGLVLGLKAFPAAVLGGFGSIPGAVVGGVLIGVIESMAGFYLPEGWKDVAPYIVLLAVLLLKPEGLFGLHARKKV, from the coding sequence ATGCTGGATTTCGTTCAGCAGCTGGTCAGTGGTGTTGCGCTCGGCTGTGTCTATGGCCTGATCGCACTTGGTTTCGTGCTCGTCTACAAGGCCACTGAGGTCGTCAATTTCGCCCAGGGCGACCTGATGATGCTGGGCGGCTTCTTCGCCTTCACCTTCATCGGCATGATGGGCCTGAACTACTGGATCGGCTTTGCCGGTGCGGTGGCCGCGATGGCGCTGTTCGGCATGCTGGCGGAGCGGATCGTGGTGCGGCCGATCCTAGGCTATCCGCAATTCTCCATCATCATGGCTACCATCGGTCTCGGCTATTTCCTGCGCTCGGTCGCCGGCATGATCTGGGGCACCGACGATTTCAAGATCGAGACGCCGTTCAGCCAGGGCGTGCTGCGCATCGGCTCGCTGGTGCTCGCTCATGACAAGCTCTCGGTGATCGCGGCGACGATCATCCTCTGCGCGCTGCTTTGGCTGTTCTTCAACAAGACCACGCTCGGCACCGCGATGCGCGCCAGTTCCGAGAATATGCTGGCGGCTTACTACATGGGCATCCCGGTCAAGCGCGTGGTGTCGACCGTCTGGGCGATCAGCGCCGCGGTTGCGACCTGCGCCGGCGTGCTGCTGGCGCCGATCACCTTCATCCATTCCAATGTCGGCCTCGTGCTCGGCCTCAAGGCTTTTCCCGCTGCGGTGCTCGGCGGCTTCGGCTCAATTCCCGGCGCGGTGGTCGGCGGCGTCCTGATCGGCGTGATCGAGAGCATGGCCGGCTTCTATCTGCCCGAGGGCTGGAAGGACGTCGCGCCCTACATCGTGCTGCTCGCGGTGCTGCTGCTGAAGCCCGAGGGCCTGTTCGGCCTTCACGCCCGCAAGAAGGTCTGA
- a CDS encoding ABC transporter ATP-binding protein translates to MKPDSSALEVLGLTKRFDRLAVDSLDLTIHAGEFYALVGPNGAGKTTTLRMVAGLLRPDDGGVSIFGIDALQNPVAAKQVMAWVSDEPMIYDKLTPLEYLEFVAGLWGIAPSASQAVAEELLSSLGLEPHRHERCEGFSKGMRQKVALAGALVHDPRLIILDEPLTGLDAVSARHVKGLLGERVRAGCTVIMTTHILEVAERMADRIGVIAAGRLVAEGTLTELRQQNGHADTSLEDLFIALVTLQEAA, encoded by the coding sequence ATGAAGCCGGACAGCTCGGCGCTCGAAGTCTTGGGGTTAACGAAGCGTTTTGACCGTTTGGCGGTCGACAGCCTCGATCTCACCATTCATGCTGGCGAGTTCTATGCGCTGGTCGGCCCCAATGGTGCCGGCAAGACCACCACTTTGCGCATGGTTGCAGGCCTGCTCAGGCCCGACGACGGCGGCGTTTCGATCTTCGGCATCGATGCACTCCAAAATCCGGTTGCGGCCAAGCAGGTGATGGCATGGGTCTCCGACGAGCCCATGATCTACGACAAGCTCACCCCGCTCGAATATCTCGAGTTCGTCGCCGGCCTCTGGGGTATCGCACCATCAGCCTCGCAAGCGGTCGCCGAGGAGCTCCTGAGCTCGCTCGGGCTCGAGCCGCACCGGCACGAACGCTGCGAAGGTTTCTCCAAGGGCATGCGCCAGAAGGTGGCTCTCGCCGGCGCGCTGGTGCACGATCCCCGCCTCATCATCCTCGACGAGCCGCTGACTGGCCTCGATGCCGTCTCGGCGCGTCATGTGAAGGGACTGCTGGGTGAACGCGTCCGCGCCGGCTGCACCGTGATCATGACAACGCATATTCTCGAGGTAGCCGAACGCATGGCCGACCGCATCGGCGTGATCGCCGCAGGGCGTCTCGTTGCCGAGGGCACGCTGACCGAGCTGCGTCAGCAGAACGGCCATGCCGACACCAGCCTCGAAGATCTCTTCATCGCGCTGGTGACGCTCCAGGAAGCGGCATGA
- a CDS encoding permease, which yields MSSATALSWFARHELRLAWREWLAMMTGGRRRRARAAMIGLLFFAALLHVPAWAVIGRFANLQLPLDKSSLIVISATIFLAWTLMLSQAIESVTRVFYARADLDLIMSSPARLANLFSVRIAAIALTVTVMALLFSTPFIDVLVIGGGARWLAAFGVVVAMGLSAAAIAIAITILLFRLSGPARTRFVAQILAAIIGAGFVIALQVAAIISYGTLSRFTILTSGTVAGYAPDVDSIWWWPARAIMGDSEALLLLLALGLLLLGSVMAMFSGRFADTAIEAAAYGASSRKRAKDRPFRGGSRQQALRRKEFMLLWRDPWLISQTLMQLLYLVPPALLLWRSFGDSSAALTLISPVIVMAAGQLAGGLAWLAISGEDAPDLVATAPLTPSSVIRAKIEVVLIAIATIFSPLVAALVFASPFQAAITAAMIIVSAASATAIQLWFRVQARRSQFRRRQTSSRLATFAEAFSSIGWAATAALLLTLPIAGTISGLITAGLIAITWKFSPRRD from the coding sequence ATGAGTTCGGCGACTGCCCTGTCGTGGTTTGCCCGTCACGAGCTACGCCTCGCCTGGCGCGAATGGTTAGCCATGATGACCGGCGGCCGGCGCCGGCGCGCGCGCGCCGCAATGATCGGCCTACTCTTCTTCGCCGCGCTCCTGCACGTGCCGGCCTGGGCGGTGATCGGCCGCTTCGCCAATCTGCAGCTGCCGCTCGACAAATCCTCGCTGATCGTGATCTCGGCGACGATCTTTCTCGCCTGGACCTTGATGCTGTCGCAGGCGATCGAATCCGTAACGCGGGTGTTTTACGCCCGCGCCGACCTCGATCTGATCATGTCCTCGCCGGCGAGGCTGGCCAATCTGTTCTCGGTCCGGATCGCCGCGATCGCGCTCACCGTCACCGTGATGGCTCTGTTGTTCTCGACGCCCTTTATCGACGTGCTGGTGATCGGCGGCGGCGCGCGCTGGCTTGCGGCCTTCGGCGTGGTCGTCGCGATGGGCCTGTCGGCGGCGGCGATCGCGATTGCCATCACCATCCTGCTGTTTCGCCTGAGCGGCCCGGCGCGCACGCGCTTCGTGGCCCAGATCCTGGCCGCGATCATCGGCGCAGGTTTCGTGATCGCGCTCCAGGTCGCAGCGATCATCTCCTATGGCACGCTGTCGCGCTTCACCATCCTGACCTCCGGCACCGTCGCCGGCTACGCCCCCGATGTCGACAGCATCTGGTGGTGGCCGGCGCGCGCGATCATGGGTGACAGCGAGGCGCTGCTGCTGCTGCTCGCCCTCGGGCTGTTGCTACTCGGAAGCGTGATGGCGATGTTCTCGGGCCGCTTCGCCGACACCGCGATCGAGGCCGCCGCTTACGGCGCATCCAGCCGCAAACGCGCAAAGGACCGTCCCTTCCGCGGCGGCTCGCGGCAGCAGGCGCTACGGCGCAAGGAATTCATGCTGCTGTGGCGCGATCCCTGGCTGATCTCGCAGACGCTGATGCAGCTGCTTTATCTGGTGCCGCCGGCGCTGCTGCTATGGCGCAGCTTTGGCGACAGCTCGGCGGCGCTGACGCTGATCTCGCCGGTGATCGTGATGGCGGCTGGACAGCTCGCCGGCGGGCTGGCCTGGCTGGCGATCTCCGGTGAGGACGCGCCCGATCTGGTCGCGACCGCGCCGCTGACGCCCTCCAGCGTCATCCGCGCCAAAATTGAGGTGGTGCTGATCGCAATCGCTACCATCTTCAGTCCGCTGGTTGCGGCGCTGGTTTTCGCCTCACCATTCCAGGCCGCGATCACGGCAGCCATGATCATCGTCAGCGCGGCCTCCGCCACCGCGATCCAGCTCTGGTTCCGGGTCCAGGCCCGACGCAGCCAATTCCGCCGCCGCCAGACCTCGTCCCGGCTGGCGACCTTCGCCGAAGCCTTCTCCTCGATCGGCTGGGCCGCCACTGCCGCGCTGCTGCTCACGCTTCCGATCGCCGGCACCATCAGCGGCCTGATCACGGCGGGTCTGATCGCGATCACCTGGAAGTTCAGCCCGCGGCGCGACTAA
- a CDS encoding MBL fold metallo-hydrolase, translating into MWRLISAAFVLLNACLSPALAQQPRRSECLAMANAAPRAMPVAFRQAATAAEVEITYAGHSTYFIETPGGVRIATDYSGAYQVGRLPDVVTMNRAHSSHYTLFPDKRIPHVLHGWGEDGKPAVVSERIGDTFIRNVTTDIRRYFGDNSGTDMIRDGNSIFIFEVAGLCIGHLGHLHHKLDDSHFAQIGRLDIVMVPIDGTYTMSLDGISEITKRLRASVVLPMHRFATPLDEFMRRIGQQFEIDRRTERSLRISRDTLPSTPTVIILDGV; encoded by the coding sequence ATGTGGCGACTGATTTCGGCGGCGTTTGTGCTGTTGAACGCGTGTCTCTCCCCTGCCCTCGCCCAGCAGCCACGACGCAGCGAATGCCTGGCGATGGCCAATGCTGCGCCCCGCGCCATGCCGGTCGCCTTCCGGCAGGCGGCGACTGCGGCCGAGGTCGAGATCACCTATGCCGGTCACTCCACCTATTTCATCGAGACGCCGGGCGGCGTGCGCATCGCGACCGACTACAGCGGCGCCTATCAGGTCGGTCGGCTGCCCGACGTCGTGACCATGAACCGGGCGCACAGCTCCCACTACACGCTCTTCCCCGACAAGCGCATTCCCCACGTGCTGCATGGCTGGGGCGAGGACGGCAAGCCCGCGGTCGTGTCGGAGCGCATCGGCGACACTTTCATCCGCAATGTCACGACCGACATCCGCCGCTATTTCGGCGACAATTCAGGTACCGACATGATCCGCGACGGCAACTCGATCTTCATCTTCGAGGTCGCGGGCCTCTGCATCGGCCATCTCGGCCATCTCCATCACAAGCTCGACGACAGCCATTTCGCTCAGATCGGGCGGCTCGACATCGTGATGGTGCCGATCGACGGCACCTACACCATGTCGCTCGACGGTATCTCGGAGATCACCAAGCGGCTCCGTGCCTCCGTGGTGCTGCCGATGCACCGATTCGCCACCCCGCTCGACGAATTCATGCGCCGCATCGGCCAGCAGTTCGAGATCGACCGCCGCACCGAGCGCTCCTTGCGAATATCGCGGGATACGCTGCCGTCGACACCGACGGTGATCATCCTCGACGGGGTCTGA
- a CDS encoding EamA family transporter, translating to MSRRFLVIGAFAAIYLLWGSTYFAITLGLKSIPPFLLMALRSFCGGVVLLAMSGREIASVPLRTWVNASLCGLLFFVGCHGVLAFAQQSVPSGVAAIVLATIPFWILLIDILFPSHQRQRPLALLALVPGFFGVGLVAWQNVAQAGISILPIVWLLLAPLSWSVGTVLSRNMSTQASAILLSGMQLLIGGGVLFAISWLTGEIVGFKPSDVSMASLLATLWLIISGSVIGFVAYNWLLENVSTSLVSTYTFVNPVIAVLLGIFVLGELFSSMMLLGAGLVIISVIVIWRAEQSASRRTSNKADLGMRQLSLRKT from the coding sequence ATGAGCAGACGGTTCCTGGTCATCGGCGCATTCGCGGCCATTTATCTGCTGTGGGGTTCCACTTATTTCGCGATCACTTTGGGATTGAAGTCGATCCCGCCGTTTCTGCTGATGGCACTTCGCTCGTTCTGCGGCGGCGTGGTGTTGCTGGCCATGAGCGGCCGAGAGATCGCGAGCGTGCCGTTGCGCACATGGGTCAATGCGAGCCTGTGCGGATTGCTCTTTTTCGTGGGCTGCCATGGCGTGCTCGCCTTCGCGCAGCAATCGGTTCCTTCAGGCGTGGCAGCGATCGTGCTCGCCACCATCCCGTTCTGGATCCTGTTGATCGACATCTTGTTTCCCAGCCATCAGCGACAAAGGCCGCTTGCCCTGCTCGCACTGGTGCCGGGCTTCTTCGGCGTCGGACTCGTGGCATGGCAAAATGTCGCGCAGGCCGGCATCAGCATTCTTCCTATCGTCTGGCTCCTGCTTGCGCCCTTGTCATGGTCGGTCGGGACCGTCCTGTCCCGGAATATGTCGACCCAGGCATCCGCCATTCTGCTGTCCGGCATGCAGCTCTTGATCGGCGGCGGCGTGTTGTTCGCGATCAGCTGGCTGACGGGCGAGATCGTGGGCTTCAAGCCGAGCGACGTCTCGATGGCTTCGCTTCTGGCTACGCTCTGGCTGATTATTTCGGGGAGCGTGATCGGATTCGTCGCCTACAATTGGCTTCTGGAGAATGTCTCGACGTCGTTGGTGTCGACCTACACCTTCGTCAACCCGGTGATCGCGGTGCTGCTCGGCATCTTCGTGCTGGGCGAGCTGTTTTCATCCATGATGCTGCTTGGCGCAGGCCTCGTCATTATCTCCGTCATCGTCATCTGGCGCGCGGAACAGTCGGCGAGCCGTCGGACGAGCAATAAGGCGGATCTGGGCATGAGACAGCTGTCTCTGCGCAAGACCTGA
- a CDS encoding cupin domain-containing protein, giving the protein MSRAMIEIGSCNVDLELRPIEPAWVIEGNPVSRSHILSTSADGTSSTIIWSCTEGRFNWYYDFDETIMILEGSIVLESDGMPPKRYGVGDVIFFRDGAHAKWHVEGHVKKIAFCRKTNPAMIGFMVRVVNKLKRMFLSPGERRPATLMGAG; this is encoded by the coding sequence ATGTCGCGTGCGATGATTGAAATCGGTAGTTGCAATGTGGATCTGGAGCTGCGGCCGATCGAGCCGGCCTGGGTCATCGAGGGCAATCCGGTGTCGCGGTCGCATATCCTCTCGACCAGCGCCGACGGCACCTCATCGACCATCATCTGGTCTTGCACCGAAGGCCGCTTCAACTGGTATTATGACTTCGACGAGACGATCATGATCCTGGAAGGATCGATCGTGCTCGAGAGCGATGGCATGCCGCCGAAGCGCTACGGCGTCGGCGACGTCATTTTCTTCCGCGACGGCGCGCATGCCAAATGGCACGTCGAAGGCCACGTCAAGAAGATCGCCTTCTGCCGCAAGACCAACCCGGCGATGATCGGCTTCATGGTCCGCGTCGTCAACAAGCTCAAACGGATGTTCCTCTCGCCCGGCGAGCGTCGCCCCGCAACGCTGATGGGCGCCGGCTAG
- a CDS encoding aminopeptidase, translated as MTDQRNSATSIDPVKLDRLAEVAVKVGLGLRPGQDLLVTAPAIALPLVRRIAAHAYKAGAGIVTPILSDEEMTLARYRHGHDSSFDRAANWLYEGMAKAFSDNTARLAIVGDNPMLLSGEDPSKVARASKANSMAYQPALEKIVNFDTNWNIVAYPSPSWARQVFPNDSEEVAIGKLADAIFAASRVDREDAMANWASHNAVLRERTNWLNGQRFRALQYSGPGTDLTIGLADGHEWEGGASLSKNGISCNANIPTEEVFTTPHCRRVYGHVVSSKPLSYQGTLIDNIAVRFEDGRIVDAKASRGAEVLNKVLDTDEGARRLGEVALVPHSSPISQSGLLFYNTLFDENAASHIALGQCYSKCFMNGAQLTPQQIAAQGGNQSLIHIDWMIGSAETDIDGILADGSKVPVFRKGEWAK; from the coding sequence ATGACCGATCAACGCAATTCCGCCACTTCGATCGATCCCGTGAAACTCGACCGGCTGGCCGAGGTGGCGGTGAAGGTGGGATTGGGCTTGCGGCCGGGACAGGACCTTCTCGTGACAGCGCCGGCAATCGCGCTGCCGCTGGTGCGGCGGATCGCTGCGCACGCCTATAAGGCCGGCGCCGGCATCGTCACGCCGATCCTCTCCGACGAGGAGATGACGTTGGCGCGCTACCGCCATGGCCACGACAGCAGCTTTGATCGCGCCGCCAACTGGCTCTACGAGGGCATGGCCAAGGCCTTCTCGGACAACACCGCACGTCTTGCCATCGTCGGCGACAATCCGATGCTGCTATCGGGGGAGGATCCTTCCAAAGTCGCGCGTGCCAGCAAGGCCAATTCCATGGCCTATCAGCCGGCGCTGGAAAAGATCGTCAATTTCGACACCAACTGGAACATCGTCGCCTATCCCAGCCCGTCCTGGGCCAGGCAGGTCTTCCCGAACGATTCTGAAGAGGTCGCGATCGGCAAGCTTGCGGACGCGATCTTCGCTGCGTCCCGCGTCGACCGCGAGGATGCAATGGCGAATTGGGCGAGCCACAATGCGGTGCTGCGCGAGCGCACCAACTGGCTCAACGGCCAGCGTTTCCGCGCGCTGCAATATTCGGGGCCCGGCACCGACCTCACCATCGGGCTTGCCGACGGCCATGAATGGGAAGGCGGCGCCTCGCTCTCCAAGAACGGCATCAGCTGCAACGCCAACATCCCGACCGAAGAGGTCTTCACCACGCCGCATTGCCGGCGGGTCTATGGCCATGTCGTGAGCTCGAAGCCGCTGTCCTACCAGGGCACGCTGATCGACAACATCGCGGTGCGCTTCGAGGACGGCAGGATCGTCGACGCCAAGGCCTCGCGCGGTGCGGAGGTGCTGAACAAGGTGCTCGACACCGACGAAGGCGCGCGGCGTCTCGGCGAGGTGGCGCTGGTGCCGCACTCCTCGCCGATCTCGCAGAGCGGGCTGTTGTTCTACAACACGCTGTTCGACGAGAACGCGGCGTCCCACATCGCGCTCGGCCAGTGCTATTCGAAGTGCTTCATGAACGGCGCGCAGCTCACGCCGCAGCAGATCGCCGCGCAAGGCGGCAACCAGAGCCTGATCCATATCGACTGGATGATCGGCTCGGCAGAGACCGACATCGACGGCATCCTGGCCGACGGCAGCAAGGTGCCGGTGTTCCGCAAGGGCGAATGGGCGAAGTAG
- the pcaB gene encoding 3-carboxy-cis,cis-muconate cycloisomerase yields the protein MPAFSASTTVLDSILFRDAFGTPAMREVFSDVALVARYAEVEVALAKAEAGCGVIPQQAADQIALRTDVTALDFDLLRQETDIVGYPILPLVHQMVKQCGEAGRYVHWGATTQDIMDTAVVLQLRAGLEIIERDIAGLRKILADLSQRYRDTPMAGRTHLQQALPVTFGYKTAIWLAMFDRHAERLEQLKPRVLVGQFAGAAGTLASLGDKGFEVQEALCAELKLGIPASTWHVARDGFAEAVNFLALVTGSLGKIALDIMIMASTEFAEVYEPFVKGRGASSTMPQKRNPISSELMLAASKAVRQHAGLMLDAMVQDFERATGPWHAEWMAIPESFVLTAGALNQAKFALAGLIVDEKKMNDNLALSRGLIVAEAVMMGLAPQIGRQDAHDVVYDACRLANEKGISLADALSADPRVAARIDRADIEALTSPRNYLGLAPAMVDRVLKSATR from the coding sequence ATGCCCGCCTTTTCCGCCTCGACCACGGTCCTCGACTCCATCCTGTTTCGCGATGCCTTCGGCACGCCCGCGATGCGCGAGGTGTTTTCCGACGTCGCGCTGGTCGCGCGCTATGCCGAAGTCGAGGTGGCGCTGGCGAAGGCGGAGGCGGGATGCGGCGTGATCCCGCAACAGGCGGCTGACCAGATCGCGCTGCGCACCGATGTCACCGCGCTCGATTTCGATCTGCTGCGGCAGGAGACCGATATCGTCGGCTATCCGATCCTGCCGCTGGTGCATCAGATGGTGAAGCAATGCGGCGAGGCCGGCCGCTACGTGCATTGGGGCGCGACCACGCAGGACATCATGGACACCGCCGTGGTTCTGCAATTGCGCGCGGGGCTCGAGATCATCGAACGCGATATCGCCGGGCTGCGAAAAATCCTCGCCGATCTCTCGCAGCGCTATCGCGATACGCCGATGGCGGGCCGCACCCATCTCCAGCAGGCGCTGCCGGTGACGTTCGGCTACAAGACCGCGATCTGGCTCGCGATGTTCGATCGCCACGCCGAGCGTCTTGAGCAATTGAAGCCGCGCGTCCTCGTCGGCCAGTTCGCCGGCGCGGCCGGCACGCTGGCCTCGCTCGGCGACAAGGGGTTTGAGGTCCAGGAGGCGCTCTGCGCCGAGCTGAAGCTCGGCATCCCGGCCTCGACCTGGCACGTCGCCCGCGACGGCTTTGCCGAGGCTGTGAATTTCCTCGCGCTCGTCACCGGCTCGCTCGGCAAGATCGCGCTCGATATCATGATCATGGCTTCGACCGAATTCGCCGAGGTCTATGAGCCCTTCGTCAAGGGACGCGGCGCGTCCTCGACCATGCCACAGAAGCGCAACCCGATTTCTTCGGAGCTGATGCTCGCGGCATCCAAGGCGGTGCGCCAGCACGCGGGCCTGATGCTCGATGCGATGGTGCAGGATTTTGAGCGCGCCACCGGTCCCTGGCATGCCGAATGGATGGCGATCCCCGAAAGTTTCGTGCTGACCGCAGGCGCGCTGAATCAGGCGAAGTTTGCGCTGGCCGGCCTCATCGTGGACGAGAAGAAGATGAACGACAACCTCGCCCTTAGTCGCGGCCTGATTGTAGCCGAAGCGGTCATGATGGGACTCGCGCCGCAGATCGGTCGGCAAGATGCGCATGACGTGGTCTATGACGCCTGCCGGCTCGCCAACGAGAAGGGCATCAGCCTCGCCGACGCGCTGTCGGCCGATCCGCGCGTCGCGGCCAGAATCGATCGCGCCGATATCGAGGCCCTGACTTCACCGAGAAATTACCTAGGCCTCGCGCCTGCCATGGTCGACCGGGTGCTGAAATCGGCAACGCGTTGA